The genomic interval ACACAGCCTGTGGAGCGAAACCAGCTACCGTATTCAAGCCTTGCGCGATAACCCCAAGTGTGCGGAGCAAGAATTTGCCCAAGTGCTGACCAATGATCCAGGCTTATCTGTGACCTTATCCTTTGATCCAACTGAAGATATTGCTGCTCCCTATATTGCGAAGGGCGTTCGGCCGCAAGTGGCTGTTCTGCGCGAGCAAGGTGTTAATGGTCACGTAGAGATGGCGGCCGCGTTTGATCGCGCAGGCTTCAACGCCGTCGACGTGCACATGAGTGATATATTGTCGGGCCGAATTGATTTGGCGCAAATGCAAGGCCTAGCGGCTTGCGGTGGTTTCTCTTATGGCGATGTGTTGGGCGCGGGCGAGGGCTGGGCAAAAACCGTGCTCTTCAATGCTAAGGCAAGGGATATGTTTGCGCAGTTTTTCCATCGCGCCGATAGTTTTTCCCTCGGCGTGTGCAATGGCTGCCAGATGATGTCGAACTTAAAGTCGCTTATTCCTGGCGCTGAGCTTTGGCCGCGTTTCGTGCGCAACGAGAGTGAGCAGTTTGAGGCGCGCTTCAGCCTAGTGCAGATCCAGGCCTCGCCGTCGGTATTTTTCCAGGGTATGCAGGGCTCACATATGCCGGTTGCCGTGGCTCATGGCGAGGGCAGAGCAGAGTTTGTTCAGTCTAGTGCGCAAACCTTGTTAAGTGGCAATCAGGTGGCTATGCGCTTTTTGGATAACCACTTGGTCGCCACGGAAACTTATCCTGCTAACCCAAATGGATCACCCTTGGGCATTACTGCGGTCACCAGTGTTGATGGCCGCGCCACGATTATGATGCCGCATCCCGAGCGCGTGTTTCGAACGGTTTCTAACTCCTGGCATCCAGAAGAGTGGGGTGAAGACTCCCCTTGGATGAGAATGTTTAGGAATGCCAGAAAGTTTGTAAGTTGAGTTAAATATTGCGGGAGCCGAGCTCCCGTTTTTTATGGTAGTTTATAATCCTCTTTTCCCACTGCGTTGTAGGCGCTTGATATGAATAAACGTTCAGGAGTTTTGTTAGTCATCGGTTGTGTCTTACTGTTGGTCATTGCTTTTCTCATGTTGCGCGAGCCGGCGCCCGAGGTAGTGGTGGTCGAGGCGCCCGTGGAGGTTGCAGCACCCGTGCAGCGGGAAGTTGAGCCCGAGCCAGAAGTGTCTGTGCCGGTAAAAGCGGAACAAGAACTGGATTTAATCGGCCCGGCTATGTCAATTGCAGTTAGTCATCCAATGATTATTGACATAGTGCAGTCCTTGTCTCCCAGCCTGGTTCAGTGGTTGGTGAGTGAGGAGTTGTTGCGTAAGTGGGTCATTCTTATTGATCAAATTGCCGAGGGACAAATTTCCAATAAATTTTTGCCGGTGCAGTATGAAATGCCTCCGTTTGCAGTTGTTGGCACGCCGCAATTGGCCACTGGCGATCCTAAAAACTATGATCGTGCCAATAAGCTTGTCAAGGCGTTCGTCGCGATTGAGCCGGAAGTGCTGGTTGCCTATTATCGTTTGTGGCAGCCGCTGCTCGATGAAGCTTATGCAGAGTTAGGCAAAAAAGGCACCTTTGATGAGCGCGTTGTGCAGGCAATTCGTCAGTTGCAATCTGTACCCGCCATGCCCGAAGCCGGCGAATTGGCCGCAAAACCTGTGATGTATAAGTTTATTGACCCGACCATGGAAAAGGCGCCTTCACTGCACAAGTGGATGTGGCGATTGGGGCCAAAAAATCAAGCCGAGATTAAGGGCTATTTAACCCGCGTTAAACTGGCGATGTACAAGCAGTCCTAGTTTTTGAGTCGGTTTTTGGGTCAGTTTTTAGGCGAGTTTTTTATCAAGTTTTTAGTTCAAGGTTCAAGACCAGTTTCTAAGGAAAGTGTATGAAGTCTCAGCTGGGCATAAATAGCCCATTGCCAGCTTGCGCTAAGTATTGCTTTTTTCGGTTGCTCGGCGATTCGAAGGACGTGGCTCGACGACTCAATACCATTGTCGATGACAATGTGGTTATCGGGCTTGGTTTGAGTTTGCTCAAGCATTTGGGGTTGATGGTTCCGGGTATGAAATCGGCCCCAGACTTTTCTTGGCAAGGGCTCGATATTCCACAAACACCGAGTGCTCTCTGCGTTTGGGTGCGCGGCAGCGACGCCGGTATTGTGGCACTGCGTACGCGCAAAATAGTACAGCAGCTAGCCGGGATATTTGAATTAGTTGACGATCTTGACGGCTTTCTTCACCGCGAGGGACGAGATGTGACGGGCTATGAAGACGGAACAGAAAATCCCAGCGGCGAAGCAGCCCATAAATCGGCATTTGTTCCAGCCGGGGCTTTTGCCGAGTCTAGCTTTATGGCGGTTCAATGCTGGCTACACGACATGGAAGCATTCGAAGCCTTGCCGCTGGCTGCCCGCAACCATATCATCGGCCGCGACCTGGAGAGCAATGAAGAGTTGGAGGATGCGCCTGCGCGCGCTCATGTGAAGCGCACAGAACAGGAAAGCTTTTCGCCGCCTCAGTTCGTGCTGAGGAAGTCCATGGCTTGGCAGGGGCGCGCTAAAATGGGCTTAATGTTTGTCGCCTTTGGTGCCAGCTTTGATGCGTTTGAAGCGCAAATGTACCGTATGACCGGTAGCGTGGATGGCATTCGCGATGCGTTATTTGATTTTTCGCGGCCGTTAACCAGCGCTTACTATTGGTGCCCGGCAGTAGATGACAATCAATTAGTTTTGGATGGAAAGATTAAGTGATAAACGAAACCAATACATCACCTGAATCTATTGTCGAAGTGACAATGGCAAACGCCCAAGCGGCGTTAATCGAAGCCTCTGTTGAGCGGCCAGTATTGGCGCTTTTTTGGTCGCAACGCAGCGATGTTTGTATAGCTTTAAAGCAGCTGCTGGAAGCGATAGCGCAGGAGAAGGCCGGAAAATTTCTATTGGCCAATGTTAACACCGATGAGCTGGCTGGTATCGCCAGCCAACTGGGCGTGCAAAGTTTGCCCACGTTAATGGTGCTGCAACAAGGTCAACCGGTGGATGGCTTGGCGGGTGATCAAACGGAGGCCAATGTGCGGGCGCTGCTCGATAAATTTTTACCGCCACAATGGCAAGAAGATTTGTCTGCGGCGGAAAAGCTATTGGCGACCGATGATATTAATGATCAAGCCAAAGCGATAGCGCTGCTTAAAGATGCCTGGGCCGAGAGCAAGCAATGCAGCCTAGCAGTGTTGCTAGCAGATATTTATTTAAATGCCGGTCGTTTGGATGACTGCGAGGCGCAATTAAAGGCTGTACCCATACAAGATCGGCAGTCGGCCTGGCTACAGGTGGAGGCTAAATTGCAATTAAAGCGCGAGGCTGGCAAGGCACCTGAAATTCTTGCCCTAGAGCAAGCGCTGGCCGCAACGCCCGATGATCTCGCGATTGTTCAACAATTGGCCGTAGCCTTGGCTCAAGATAAGCATCACCAAGAAGCCTTGGAGCTGTTGTTTCCTGTGTTGAAGAAAAACCTCGGCGCCGCCGATGGCGCCGTGCGTAAAACCTTTCAGGATATTTTGGCTTCCTTGGGCAAGGGCGATCCCTTGGCTGTTAAATTTCAGCGCCAGCTTTACGCGTTGATCTATTAGTCGAGAGCGAAAGGGAATACAGATGCAGCTTCCGAAAGGTGTCAACCGTGGCACCTCTACCTATGGGTTAGAGTACCTTGATATCGAGCATCCCAAGGCGCGCGCTCGTATTTTTTTACAAGGCGCTCAGGTCACTGAGTTTCAAGCCACGAACCAACCGCCCTTGTTGTGGCTCAGCCCAGAAGAAGATTTTCGCCCAGCAAAGGCCATACGTGGAGGTGTTCCAATTTGTTGGCCTTGGTTTGGTGCCCATGCAGCAAACGCAGCAGCGCCCGCACACGGTTTTGCTCGCACGAGTTTGTGGCATCTAGAAGGCGTCATCAGTCGTGATGAGGGTGTGACCCTAACGCTTTCTTTGCCGGTAGCGGCTAGACCCGATTGGCCCCATTCTGCGCAATTAACCCTGACCGTTAGCATCTCTGATCACCTAGGTTTAGCGCTCACAACCCATAACCTAGGCGACACTGACCTAGTCTTGAGCCAAGCGCTGCACAGCTATTTCGATGTGCAGGATATTACGCAGGTGCAGATTACTGGCTTGCGCGGCTGTCGCTACGATGATCAATTGTTGGGCGAAGCTGGGCGAGGCTTGTTGTGTGCGGAGGGCCCGTTAAACGTGGCGGGGGAAGTGGATAGAATCGTTTACCCGCGTCAGCCTATTGGAGTGACAACGCCAACTTATGACCTAGCCCTAACCACTCAGGGCAGCGCCAGTGCGGTGATTTGGAACCCCTGGTTGGATAAATCGGCTCGCTTGAGTCATTTTCCGGCCGATGGCTATAAGTCCATGCTGTGTGTTGAAACCGCTAACTGTGGCGCCGACGCAAGAGTGATTGGCGCCGGCGCTTCACATAGCTTAGCGGTTGAATATCGACAGTTAAGCACTGGTAAAAACTGAGCTAGCTGGCATAATTCACGCCCGCGCAAGATTTGCGCGCAATTTTCTTTTGTCTGACCGTTAATCAGAGTACAAACATGCGACCAGAACTGAAACCTAGTAACCCCAATTTTTCTTCAGGCCCTTGTAGCAAGCGCCCTGGCTATAGCCTTGATCAACTGCACATTGAGACCTTGGGGCGCTCGCATCGGTCCGCATTGGGTAAAGAGGTCCTCGCCAAGGCCTGTGCGCAAACGGCGGAATTGCTCGGTTTACCCGAAGGCTATCGGGTTGGCATAGTGCCAGCCTCTGACACTGGCGCTGTAGAGATGGCTTTGTGGTCTATGCTCGGGCCGCGCCCTGTGGAAGTGCTGTATTGGGAGTCCTTCGGGCAAGGTTGGATGAGTGATATCACCAAACAGCTAAAGCTAAAGGAAGTGTCTAGCCGCTCCGCTGACTATGGTCAATTACCGGATCTATCGGCGATTAATTTTAATAATGACATCGTTTTCACTTGGAACGGTACCACCTCGGGTGTGAAGTTGCCCAACGGTGACTGGATTGCCGACGATCGCAAAGGCCTTACGATTTGCGACGCAACCTCCGCCGTTTTTGCTATGGAAATGCCGTGGGAAAAACTCGATGTCGTGACCTTTAGCTGGCAAAAAGTATTGGGTGGCGAAGGTGCGCACGGCATGCTAATTCTTAGCCCGCGCGCAGTTGAGCGCTTGGAAACTTACGTGCCGGCCTGGCCCTTGCCAAAAATATTTCGCATGACCAGCGGCGGTAAACTCAACGAAGGTATTTTCCGCGGCGAAACCATTAACACGCCTTCGATGTTATGTGTTGCCGATTATTTGGATGCCCTGGCTTGGTTGGCATCTATCGGTGGCTTGCCTGCGGCGATAAAGCGCTCGGAAGCTAATCTGCAGGCGATTAGTGACTTCGTGTCGAAAAATAACTGGATTCACTTTTTAGCTGAAGATGAGTTGCTGCGCTCTAATACCAGCGTTTGCTTAACCTTGGACGCCACGCCTGACCAAGTAAAGAAAATGGCGAAGTTGCTAGAGGCAGAGTCAGTTGCCTATGACATTGGCGCCTATCGCGATGCGCCCGCCGGTTTGCGCATTTGGTGTGGCGCCACGGTGGAGTCCAGCGATGTGGCGGCGTTAATGCCCTGGTTGGATTGGGCCTATAAGGAAGTGGTAGGCGCGTAATAATGAGAGTTTGAGAGAAGCCCGCCCTTAGGTGGGCTTTTTTTTCAGCCGCTTAGGTATACCAACATTAGCTCGTTTTGTTTGCTGAAAATTATAAAAAATGGAGTCACAGATGTCTTTCAAAGTACAAACCTTTAACCAAATTGCCGAGCGTGGTTTGAAACGATTCGACAGTGTTAACTACTTGGTGGGCTCAGACCAAGTGGAGCCAGATGCGATTTTGTTACGGAGCCAAAACCTGCATGACTGTGTGTTAAATGAAAATTTAAAAGCGATCGCTCGCGCTGGCGCGGGCGTTAACAATGTGCCGGTTGATGCTTGCAGCAAACAGGGCATAGTGGTTTTTAATACCCCCGGTGCCAATGCCAATGCGGTGAAAGAGTTGGTGCTGTGCGCCTTGTTGTTAGCCTCGCGCGGTATCGTTGACGGTATGCAATTTGCGGAAGGCTTAACGGATATAGCCGACAGTCATGAGCTTGCGGCGCGTCTGGAAAAAGAGAAAAAGCAGTTTGCCGGTGTAGAGCTCTATGGCAAAAAATTAGGTATTGTCGGCTTGGGTGCCATTGGTTCAATGGTTGCCGAAATGGCCTTAGCACTGGGAATGGATGTGCTTGGCTTTGACCCAGCGCTATCGGTGGATGCCGCTTGGCGTTTACCAAATCAAGTACAGCGCATGGAAAGTCTTCAGGCGCTATTAGGGCAGGCGGATTACGTTAGCTTGCATGTGCCCGCGATTGAGCAAACCAAAAATCTCATTAACGCCGATACTGTGACGAGTTTTAAAAAGGGCGCGGTATTGGTTAACTTTGCCCG from Simiduia curdlanivorans carries:
- a CDS encoding DUF3014 domain-containing protein, whose translation is MNKRSGVLLVIGCVLLLVIAFLMLREPAPEVVVVEAPVEVAAPVQREVEPEPEVSVPVKAEQELDLIGPAMSIAVSHPMIIDIVQSLSPSLVQWLVSEELLRKWVILIDQIAEGQISNKFLPVQYEMPPFAVVGTPQLATGDPKNYDRANKLVKAFVAIEPEVLVAYYRLWQPLLDEAYAELGKKGTFDERVVQAIRQLQSVPAMPEAGELAAKPVMYKFIDPTMEKAPSLHKWMWRLGPKNQAEIKGYLTRVKLAMYKQS
- a CDS encoding Dyp-type peroxidase, with translation MKSQLGINSPLPACAKYCFFRLLGDSKDVARRLNTIVDDNVVIGLGLSLLKHLGLMVPGMKSAPDFSWQGLDIPQTPSALCVWVRGSDAGIVALRTRKIVQQLAGIFELVDDLDGFLHREGRDVTGYEDGTENPSGEAAHKSAFVPAGAFAESSFMAVQCWLHDMEAFEALPLAARNHIIGRDLESNEELEDAPARAHVKRTEQESFSPPQFVLRKSMAWQGRAKMGLMFVAFGASFDAFEAQMYRMTGSVDGIRDALFDFSRPLTSAYYWCPAVDDNQLVLDGKIK
- a CDS encoding tetratricopeptide repeat protein, giving the protein MINETNTSPESIVEVTMANAQAALIEASVERPVLALFWSQRSDVCIALKQLLEAIAQEKAGKFLLANVNTDELAGIASQLGVQSLPTLMVLQQGQPVDGLAGDQTEANVRALLDKFLPPQWQEDLSAAEKLLATDDINDQAKAIALLKDAWAESKQCSLAVLLADIYLNAGRLDDCEAQLKAVPIQDRQSAWLQVEAKLQLKREAGKAPEILALEQALAATPDDLAIVQQLAVALAQDKHHQEALELLFPVLKKNLGAADGAVRKTFQDILASLGKGDPLAVKFQRQLYALIY
- a CDS encoding D-hexose-6-phosphate mutarotase: MQLPKGVNRGTSTYGLEYLDIEHPKARARIFLQGAQVTEFQATNQPPLLWLSPEEDFRPAKAIRGGVPICWPWFGAHAANAAAPAHGFARTSLWHLEGVISRDEGVTLTLSLPVAARPDWPHSAQLTLTVSISDHLGLALTTHNLGDTDLVLSQALHSYFDVQDITQVQITGLRGCRYDDQLLGEAGRGLLCAEGPLNVAGEVDRIVYPRQPIGVTTPTYDLALTTQGSASAVIWNPWLDKSARLSHFPADGYKSMLCVETANCGADARVIGAGASHSLAVEYRQLSTGKN
- a CDS encoding phosphoserine transaminase, with product MRPELKPSNPNFSSGPCSKRPGYSLDQLHIETLGRSHRSALGKEVLAKACAQTAELLGLPEGYRVGIVPASDTGAVEMALWSMLGPRPVEVLYWESFGQGWMSDITKQLKLKEVSSRSADYGQLPDLSAINFNNDIVFTWNGTTSGVKLPNGDWIADDRKGLTICDATSAVFAMEMPWEKLDVVTFSWQKVLGGEGAHGMLILSPRAVERLETYVPAWPLPKIFRMTSGGKLNEGIFRGETINTPSMLCVADYLDALAWLASIGGLPAAIKRSEANLQAISDFVSKNNWIHFLAEDELLRSNTSVCLTLDATPDQVKKMAKLLEAESVAYDIGAYRDAPAGLRIWCGATVESSDVAALMPWLDWAYKEVVGA
- a CDS encoding phosphoglycerate dehydrogenase, translated to MSFKVQTFNQIAERGLKRFDSVNYLVGSDQVEPDAILLRSQNLHDCVLNENLKAIARAGAGVNNVPVDACSKQGIVVFNTPGANANAVKELVLCALLLASRGIVDGMQFAEGLTDIADSHELAARLEKEKKQFAGVELYGKKLGIVGLGAIGSMVAEMALALGMDVLGFDPALSVDAAWRLPNQVQRMESLQALLGQADYVSLHVPAIEQTKNLINADTVTSFKKGAVLVNFARESIVDPHAVLGALDKGGLARYVCDFPEPEFRGRKDVLAMPHIGASTLEAEENCAVMAADQLRDYLENGNIKNSVNFPSVAMPRALGTCRLTFTNDNVSGVLGHVLSVLADLQVNVVDMMNKSRGQLAYNIIDMEAAPSAELRAAVAAVEHVIAVRLI